A region from the Syntrophorhabdaceae bacterium genome encodes:
- a CDS encoding Swt1 family HEPN domain-containing protein, protein MHSTMSQMLWEATGILQDFLLQILPSLSRNWWNDLVLRYLTPQQQQSAKEKNVKSLSGLDLKALLRVLERNWSPIRGVKQIPYNALHYVKEMSEVRNRWAHMTTEEVPPDDIYRDLDTLQRFASAIEAGPEYINNIKKAKEGVFPKLMPSDLTSKGKIETVPTPSSPPGRTVGKSTRRVVHASRRPRDPQMEASLKGGKGTLQGKQVTS, encoded by the coding sequence AGTCAGATGCTTTGGGAAGCCACCGGTATTCTGCAAGATTTTCTATTGCAGATTCTCCCATCGCTTTCCAGAAATTGGTGGAACGATCTTGTTCTGCGATATCTGACCCCTCAACAGCAGCAGTCAGCTAAAGAAAAGAATGTCAAATCTCTGTCGGGCCTCGACCTGAAGGCTCTGTTGCGTGTACTGGAAAGGAACTGGTCGCCAATCCGCGGGGTCAAACAGATCCCGTACAATGCTCTCCACTATGTCAAGGAGATGAGCGAAGTGCGCAACAGATGGGCACACATGACTACCGAGGAAGTGCCGCCGGACGATATCTATAGAGACCTGGATACCCTGCAGCGTTTCGCCAGCGCTATTGAGGCTGGGCCTGAGTATATCAACAACATAAAGAAGGCCAAAGAAGGAGTCTTTCCGAAGCTGATGCCTTCAGACCTAACCTCAAAAGGTAAAATAGAAACGGTACCGACCCCAAGTAGCCCACCGGGCCGAACGGTCGGCAAAAGCACAAGGCGGGTTGTTCATGCATCCAGACGACCAAGAGACCCGCAAATGGAAGCATCCTTAAAGGGAGGTAAGGGGACGCTCCAAGGAAAACAAGTAACTTCTTAA